In Blautia wexlerae DSM 19850, a single window of DNA contains:
- a CDS encoding DUF4358 domain-containing protein, with product MKNYLHIFIKGAFVLFLIAYLTVLYTSDSAKNVPMEQIAQTMEQDSDITSLNKEARSDLKHYYQTDDRNIDGYFFYKAASPMAVEEICIMKATDNTQANTLLENANAHLSGQKQVFEGYGTDQMALLNNAVVGKKGNYVYYMCGADAQNWRTAFLSMI from the coding sequence ATGAAAAATTATTTACATATTTTTATCAAAGGTGCATTTGTTCTTTTCCTTATCGCATATCTGACTGTCCTGTATACCTCCGACAGCGCAAAGAATGTACCCATGGAACAGATTGCACAGACTATGGAACAGGATTCTGATATCACTTCTTTAAATAAAGAAGCACGTTCTGACCTGAAACATTATTATCAGACAGATGACCGCAATATTGACGGTTATTTCTTCTACAAAGCCGCTTCACCCATGGCAGTAGAAGAAATCTGTATTATGAAAGCCACTGACAATACCCAGGCAAATACTTTGCTTGAAAATGCAAACGCCCATCTCTCCGGTCAGAAGCAGGTATTTGAGGGATATGGCACAGATCAGATGGCTCTTCTGAACAATGCAGTTGTTGGAAAAAAAGGAAACTATGTATATTATATGTGCGGCGCAGACGCACAGAACTGGCGCACTGCCTTTCTTTCCATGATATAA
- a CDS encoding GDSL-type esterase/lipase family protein, whose amino-acid sequence MKKQPKNKVLFLIPVGVILAGAVIFLCTRGNENDSVCKENVARLQALENSDISQTEEQLQALKQTTGISSGSDASDGSGSTLLSDVEIRQVFAGNVIIGDSITESIVEYGYLDTDVVVSKRGLNVGAADDQISTAIALNPSHVFMAFGSNDLEIYGSASSEFIDAYRTQIKKIQTALPDVPIYINCILPITDEAIAQTPDLGYYPDYNEGLIKLCQEMGCTFIDNSTIVTDSSENLYEPDGEHVIQDYYPKWLTNMAQIAGLKA is encoded by the coding sequence TTGAAAAAACAACCAAAGAATAAAGTTTTATTTCTTATCCCTGTCGGTGTTATACTCGCCGGTGCAGTGATTTTTTTATGCACCCGCGGAAATGAGAATGATTCTGTCTGTAAAGAAAATGTAGCCCGCCTTCAGGCTCTGGAAAATTCAGACATTTCACAGACAGAAGAACAGCTTCAGGCTCTGAAACAGACAACCGGCATTTCTTCCGGTTCTGATGCTTCAGACGGTTCTGGATCTACCCTGTTAAGTGATGTAGAAATCCGACAGGTTTTTGCCGGAAACGTCATCATCGGTGACTCTATCACAGAATCCATCGTAGAATACGGATATCTGGATACGGATGTGGTAGTCAGCAAACGAGGATTAAATGTAGGTGCAGCCGATGATCAGATCAGTACGGCAATTGCTCTGAATCCTTCTCATGTATTCATGGCATTTGGTTCCAACGACCTGGAAATATATGGTTCGGCTTCATCAGAATTTATTGATGCATACAGGACGCAGATAAAGAAAATCCAGACAGCCTTACCAGATGTCCCAATTTATATCAACTGCATTCTGCCGATTACTGATGAAGCGATCGCACAGACTCCTGATCTTGGATATTACCCTGATTATAATGAAGGACTTATCAAACTCTGTCAGGAAATGGGATGTACCTTTATTGACAATTCAACGATTGTAACAGACAGTTCAGAGAATCTGTATGAACCGGACGGTGAACATGTGATTCAGGACTACTATCCCAAATGGCTGACAAATATGGCACAGATTGCGGGGTTAAAGGCATGA
- a CDS encoding HdeD family acid-resistance protein, whose amino-acid sequence MGKKVSDFLKSEILSSVFYLAFGLCLLLVPDQTVNIICKIVFGLVMIASGIYHIVIYTAEKEKATILDLFTGVIVMVLGIFLFFTPQIVIKILPYLLGALVLVDSIWKIKGSYRLKKAQRGRWKIILIGCLVFIALGVSMLLYSFLSVTRMILFSGIILTADGVADIVFLIMIRLGMKKSEKLCAEKEQEENGKEKPWDDLADAGLDEKVQDKSLNEDETEWKQDTDSQVQEAEMEIETGKTADAADAADADAILDAEMQTPDEGVESPGREIREMLKNHDEPLEEWKD is encoded by the coding sequence ATGGGGAAAAAAGTTTCTGATTTTTTAAAAAGCGAGATTTTATCATCAGTTTTTTATCTGGCATTTGGTCTGTGTCTGCTCCTGGTTCCGGACCAGACCGTAAACATTATCTGCAAGATTGTATTCGGACTGGTAATGATCGCTTCCGGTATTTATCATATTGTTATTTATACAGCTGAGAAGGAAAAGGCAACGATTCTTGATCTGTTTACGGGTGTGATCGTCATGGTGCTTGGAATTTTTCTTTTCTTTACACCGCAGATCGTGATCAAAATCCTGCCATATTTACTGGGAGCCTTGGTACTGGTTGACAGTATCTGGAAGATAAAGGGAAGTTACAGACTGAAAAAAGCCCAGAGAGGACGCTGGAAGATTATTCTTATTGGCTGTCTGGTATTTATTGCGCTGGGTGTTTCCATGTTGCTCTATTCTTTTTTGAGTGTAACCCGGATGATCCTGTTTTCCGGAATTATTCTGACTGCTGATGGAGTGGCAGACATTGTATTTTTGATCATGATTCGTCTTGGAATGAAAAAATCCGAAAAACTCTGTGCTGAAAAAGAACAGGAAGAGAATGGCAAAGAGAAACCATGGGATGATCTGGCAGATGCAGGTCTGGACGAAAAAGTGCAGGATAAATCTTTAAATGAAGATGAAACAGAATGGAAGCAAGATACAGATTCTCAGGTTCAGGAAGCGGAGATGGAAATAGAAACCGGGAAGACTGCAGATGCAGCAGATGCAGCAGATGCAGACGCCATTCTGGATGCAGAGATGCAGACTCCGGATGAAGGCGTGGAAAGTCCCGGCAGAGAAATCCGGGAAATGCTGAAAAATCATGATGAACCGCTGGAAGAATGGAAGGACTGA
- a CDS encoding prolipoprotein diacylglyceryl transferase, giving the protein MHNELLHIGPLTVYGYGFMIAMGVLAAWFVAEQRARKLKLACEHIFYLVVWCAIGGFTSAKILFWITNWREFLQNPRQIIGSDGFVVYGGIIGGILVGWLYCRIKKLKFLEYFDLMMPSIALAQGFGRIGCFLAGCCYGKETSGPLAVTFTNSDFAPNNVALIPTQIYSGFLDFAHFLLLLYVAKHKKADGQVAACYLIFYSIGRFVIEFFRGDIERGSVGVLSTSQFISIFTTVAGIILLLTVVKKQKQEANISLNSKG; this is encoded by the coding sequence ATGCATAATGAATTGTTGCATATAGGACCGTTGACGGTATATGGTTATGGATTTATGATCGCCATGGGAGTATTGGCTGCCTGGTTTGTGGCTGAGCAGAGAGCGCGTAAACTGAAACTTGCATGTGAACATATTTTTTATCTGGTAGTGTGGTGCGCCATTGGTGGATTTACATCTGCGAAGATTTTGTTCTGGATTACCAACTGGAGGGAATTTCTGCAGAATCCAAGGCAGATCATAGGATCAGATGGATTTGTGGTATATGGAGGAATCATCGGAGGAATTCTGGTGGGCTGGCTGTACTGCAGGATAAAGAAGTTGAAATTTCTGGAGTATTTTGATCTGATGATGCCATCCATTGCACTGGCACAGGGATTTGGCAGGATTGGATGCTTTCTGGCAGGCTGCTGTTATGGGAAAGAAACTTCAGGGCCTCTGGCGGTTACGTTTACAAATTCAGATTTTGCACCCAACAATGTTGCTCTGATCCCGACACAGATTTATTCCGGTTTTTTGGATTTTGCCCATTTTCTGTTGCTGCTTTATGTGGCAAAGCATAAGAAAGCAGATGGACAGGTGGCTGCCTGCTATCTTATTTTCTACAGTATAGGAAGATTTGTGATAGAATTTTTCAGAGGAGATATTGAAAGAGGAAGCGTAGGAGTATTGTCGACTTCGCAGTTTATCAGTATTTTTACAACTGTGGCTGGAATTATATTATTACTGACTGTTGTGAAGAAACAAAAGCAGGAAGCGAATATCAGTCTGAACAGTAAAGGTTAG
- a CDS encoding S8 family peptidase → MFRPDDFEVQIQQENPPGIHAEPSIPPAQDEEYGDFIVKHGQNMGGKFLPVNELFGILYIPLNEIGPLEINSYTYASLPKCYTFMDADALNSSGITRLHNHPYLKLQGEGTVIAVIDSGIDYLNPIFRNGDVSRIAYIWDQTILGNEDEQVPYGKVFTGEEINQALLSENPQEIVPSLDENGHGTAMAGLAAGNFVPTENFSGAAPKATIIVVKLKKAKSYLRKFYQYPPQAPVFQEDDIMLGISFAVKMAQEMGMPVSVCLGLGTNQSAHVGDSELSRYVDYINEDSQVSVSVAAGNEGAAQHHYTAELDYVKNQDTVELRIADKEEGFSMEFWGDPPDDYGISLQSPAGEKLYVSSSLGAGTQELSFIFVETKVLVNYVKMERMTGKQLIYFRFFHPAAGIWKVNVSKKGISGSRFHMWLPVQGLISPDTYFLESTPYITVTAPGDSTRGITATAYQYLDNSLYFQAGRGFTPNNQVTPDLAAPGVDLLIPLPGGAFGKASGSSLSSAVVAGAAALVQEWAIVRGNIPYASGNTVKFYLQKGAVREEQMEYPNPGWGYGRLDLYRTFEIIN, encoded by the coding sequence ATGTTCAGACCTGACGATTTTGAAGTGCAGATACAGCAGGAAAACCCCCCGGGCATTCATGCTGAGCCGTCAATACCGCCGGCACAGGATGAAGAGTACGGGGATTTTATTGTAAAACATGGACAGAATATGGGTGGAAAATTTCTTCCTGTGAATGAATTGTTTGGAATTCTATATATTCCGCTGAATGAGATTGGTCCGCTGGAAATTAATTCCTATACGTATGCATCTTTGCCGAAGTGTTATACATTTATGGATGCGGATGCATTAAATTCATCCGGGATTACGCGGTTACATAATCATCCCTATCTGAAACTTCAGGGAGAGGGCACAGTGATCGCAGTGATTGATTCCGGGATTGATTATCTGAATCCAATCTTTCGAAACGGAGATGTAAGCCGTATTGCATATATCTGGGATCAGACAATTCTGGGAAATGAGGATGAACAGGTTCCTTATGGAAAGGTTTTTACCGGAGAGGAAATTAATCAGGCATTGCTGTCGGAGAATCCACAGGAGATTGTACCCTCATTGGATGAGAACGGACATGGTACAGCTATGGCAGGGCTGGCAGCAGGCAATTTTGTACCCACAGAAAATTTCTCAGGAGCAGCTCCGAAAGCAACGATCATTGTGGTGAAATTAAAGAAAGCAAAATCCTATCTGAGAAAATTTTACCAGTATCCGCCACAGGCACCGGTATTTCAGGAAGACGACATTATGCTGGGGATTTCTTTTGCAGTGAAGATGGCACAAGAGATGGGAATGCCGGTTTCCGTTTGTCTGGGACTTGGCACCAATCAGAGCGCACATGTTGGTGACAGTGAGTTGAGTCGATATGTAGATTATATTAATGAAGATTCTCAGGTATCAGTATCTGTGGCAGCAGGAAATGAGGGTGCAGCACAGCATCATTATACAGCAGAGTTGGACTATGTGAAAAATCAGGATACTGTTGAACTTCGTATTGCGGATAAAGAAGAAGGATTTTCCATGGAATTTTGGGGAGATCCGCCGGATGACTATGGGATATCGTTACAGTCACCGGCAGGAGAAAAGCTGTATGTGAGCAGTTCTCTTGGTGCAGGTACTCAGGAATTAAGTTTCATTTTTGTGGAGACGAAAGTGCTGGTCAATTACGTAAAGATGGAGAGGATGACCGGGAAACAGCTGATTTATTTTCGCTTCTTTCATCCGGCAGCAGGTATCTGGAAGGTAAATGTCAGTAAAAAAGGAATATCGGGAAGCAGGTTTCACATGTGGCTTCCGGTGCAAGGGCTGATTTCGCCGGATACTTATTTTCTGGAGTCTACACCTTATATAACTGTTACTGCACCTGGGGATTCAACCAGAGGTATTACGGCAACAGCTTATCAGTATCTGGATAACAGTCTGTATTTTCAGGCTGGGAGAGGGTTTACTCCAAATAACCAGGTGACACCTGATCTGGCAGCACCGGGAGTAGATCTGCTCATTCCATTGCCGGGAGGGGCGTTTGGAAAGGCTTCGGGGAGCAGTCTTTCTTCGGCTGTTGTTGCAGGAGCAGCAGCATTGGTGCAGGAATGGGCGATCGTGAGAGGAAATATTCCTTATGCATCGGGAAATACAGTGAAGTTTTATCTGCAGAAAGGGGCAGTGAGAGAAGAACAGATGGAATACCCCAATCCGGGATGGGGATATGGAAGACTGGATCTGTATCGGACATTTGAGATTATAAACTGA
- a CDS encoding uracil-xanthine permease family protein codes for MKRGSIFETDGIPRMSEALPLAMQHVVAMIVGCVTPAIIVSGAVPGGLSREDQVILIQSALVIAALSTLLQLFPIGGKAKFAIGSGLPIIMGVSFAYVPSMQAIAESYGIAAIMGAEIVGGIVAVVMGLLVKKIRVFFPPLITGTVVFTIGLSLYPTAINYMAGGTSSPNYGSWQNWAIAFFTLIVVTALNHFGKGIWKLASILIGIIVGYLVSIPFGMVDFSSIGEAGVCQLPSLMHFGVQFEPSSCVALGILFAINSIQAIGDYSATTIGAMDRTPKDDELQRGIVGYGLSNVVGALLGGLPTATYSQNVGIVTTTKVINRWVLGLAAAILGIAGLVPKFSAILTTIPQCVLGGATVSVFASIAMTGMKLVASAEMDYRNSSIVGLAAALGMGVSQATAALASFPTWVTTIFGKSPVVLATIIAVMLNVILPKTRDEQKEEAKKKIKIEQKLEEDHREFGE; via the coding sequence ATGAAGAGAGGCAGTATTTTTGAAACTGACGGAATCCCCCGCATGAGTGAGGCTTTACCCCTTGCCATGCAGCATGTCGTAGCTATGATCGTTGGCTGTGTCACACCGGCGATCATCGTTTCCGGAGCAGTTCCAGGCGGACTCTCCAGAGAAGACCAGGTTATCCTGATCCAGTCGGCACTGGTCATTGCAGCATTGTCAACTTTGCTTCAGCTGTTTCCGATTGGCGGAAAGGCGAAATTTGCAATTGGCTCAGGCCTGCCGATTATCATGGGTGTCAGCTTTGCTTACGTGCCAAGTATGCAGGCGATAGCGGAATCGTATGGAATAGCAGCAATCATGGGTGCGGAGATTGTTGGTGGTATCGTAGCAGTTGTTATGGGTTTGCTGGTCAAGAAGATTCGGGTATTTTTCCCGCCGCTAATCACAGGAACAGTCGTATTTACCATCGGTCTTTCCCTGTATCCGACTGCCATTAATTATATGGCAGGCGGTACCAGCAGTCCGAATTACGGATCCTGGCAGAACTGGGCAATTGCATTTTTCACGCTGATCGTTGTTACAGCTCTGAATCATTTTGGAAAGGGAATCTGGAAACTGGCATCTATTCTGATCGGTATTATAGTGGGATATCTGGTTTCTATTCCGTTTGGAATGGTAGATTTCTCAAGCATAGGGGAAGCAGGTGTCTGTCAGCTTCCATCTCTGATGCATTTTGGAGTACAGTTTGAGCCGTCTTCCTGTGTTGCACTGGGAATTTTATTTGCTATCAACTCTATTCAGGCAATCGGTGATTATTCAGCGACTACGATCGGAGCTATGGACAGAACACCTAAGGATGATGAACTGCAGCGTGGAATCGTTGGTTATGGTCTTTCTAACGTTGTAGGCGCATTGCTCGGCGGACTTCCCACAGCAACATACAGCCAGAACGTTGGTATTGTTACAACTACAAAGGTTATCAACCGTTGGGTACTGGGACTTGCAGCTGCAATTCTCGGTATAGCAGGTCTGGTTCCGAAATTCTCAGCTATCCTGACAACGATTCCTCAGTGTGTACTGGGCGGTGCAACTGTGTCTGTATTTGCATCGATCGCAATGACAGGTATGAAGCTGGTTGCTTCTGCTGAGATGGATTACCGTAATTCATCTATCGTAGGACTTGCAGCTGCACTGGGAATGGGTGTATCTCAGGCAACAGCTGCACTTGCAAGCTTTCCCACATGGGTAACAACAATTTTCGGTAAATCACCGGTTGTCCTTGCAACTATTATTGCAGTAATGCTTAATGTGATCCTTCCGAAAACACGGGATGAGCAGAAAGAAGAGGCAAAAAAAAAGATTAAAATAGAACAGAAACTGGAAGAAGACCACAGGGAATTCGGGGAATAA
- a CDS encoding 6-phosphofructokinase, protein MSRKNLIVGQSGGPTAVINSSLYGVVSEGMRHPEAIEHVYGMINGIEGFLNGTVLDFAEALPGEKLDGLKVTPGAYLGSCRYKLPESLEDPVYPRLFKKFEEMNIGWFFYIGGNDSMDTVSKLSRYAAQTGSDIRILGEPKTIDNDLIHTDHTPGFGSAARYVASTVREITIDANVYEKKSVTIIEIMGRHAGWLTAASALARKYTGDNPLLIYLPETAFDQEEFLKAVEKSFEKNCNVIVCVSEGIHDDKGTFICEYDNSVGTDTFGHKMLAGCGKYLENLVRNRLGVKARSVELNVSQRCSASMMSATDQQEAIKAGEFGVQAALNGETGKMISFIRKETSDGTYIMECGLEDVNAICNEEKTVPSEWITEDGSDVTEAFINYARPLIQGTVQIPCGEDGLPSFVYRK, encoded by the coding sequence ATGTCCAGAAAGAATCTGATCGTCGGTCAGTCCGGCGGTCCTACCGCAGTAATTAACAGCAGCCTTTACGGAGTTGTATCCGAGGGAATGCGTCATCCGGAAGCTATTGAGCATGTTTACGGAATGATAAACGGAATTGAAGGATTTTTAAATGGAACAGTTCTTGACTTTGCCGAAGCACTTCCGGGAGAGAAACTTGACGGTCTGAAAGTCACACCAGGTGCTTATCTTGGTTCCTGCCGCTATAAATTGCCGGAATCACTGGAAGATCCGGTTTATCCAAGACTTTTTAAAAAATTTGAAGAAATGAATATTGGCTGGTTTTTCTATATCGGTGGAAATGATTCCATGGATACGGTGAGCAAACTTTCCCGTTATGCTGCGCAGACAGGCAGTGATATCCGTATCCTCGGAGAACCAAAAACAATCGACAATGATCTGATCCACACAGACCATACTCCGGGATTTGGAAGTGCAGCCAGATATGTAGCTTCTACAGTCCGCGAGATTACCATAGATGCAAATGTTTATGAAAAGAAATCCGTAACTATTATAGAGATTATGGGCCGCCACGCAGGATGGCTCACTGCTGCATCTGCACTTGCCCGCAAATATACAGGAGACAACCCTCTTCTCATCTACCTTCCGGAAACAGCCTTTGACCAGGAAGAATTTCTTAAAGCAGTAGAGAAATCATTTGAGAAAAACTGCAATGTCATTGTCTGCGTATCAGAAGGAATCCATGACGACAAGGGCACATTTATCTGTGAATACGACAATTCCGTAGGCACTGATACCTTTGGACACAAAATGCTGGCAGGCTGTGGTAAATATCTCGAAAACCTTGTCAGAAACCGCCTCGGTGTAAAAGCCCGTTCTGTAGAACTCAACGTCAGCCAGCGTTGCTCTGCATCCATGATGTCCGCCACAGACCAGCAGGAAGCCATCAAAGCCGGAGAATTCGGCGTACAGGCAGCCCTCAACGGCGAAACAGGAAAGATGATCTCATTTATCCGCAAAGAAACCTCTGACGGAACCTATATCATGGAATGTGGTCTTGAAGACGTCAATGCCATCTGCAACGAAGAAAAAACAGTTCCATCAGAGTGGATCACAGAAGACGGATCTGACGTCACTGAAGCCTTCATAAACTATGCCCGCCCCCTGATCCAGGGAACAGTACAGATCCCCTGCGGCGAAGACGGCCTCCCGTCATTCGTATACCGAAAATAG
- a CDS encoding ABC transporter ATP-binding protein: MNTIKKFIHYYDPYKTVFFIDLICAAVISLIDLAYPQILRTMTKTLFTQDQSRILHALPVIAGGLFLMYVIQCLCKYYVTCQGHMMGANMERDMRQELFDHYQQLSFSYYSQNNSGQMMSKLVSDLFDISEFAHHGPENLFISLVKIIGAFVFLFFINKKLAFPLIILVIVMFWFSFKQNARMQATFMENRRKIGDVNASLQDTLSGIRVVQSFANEDIEHNKFKKSNEAFLLSKRDNYRCMGSFMSSNLFFQGMMYLVTLVYGGYLIANGEMQTADLAMYALYIGIFISPIQILVELVEMMQKGLSGFRRFLDVMETESEITDAPDARELTDVKGHVSYEHVSFHYSDDNTPVLSDISIDIPAGKSVALVGPSGGGKTTICSLLPRFYDVTEGRITIDGKDIRSLTLKSLRNNIGTVQQDVYLFDGTIRDNIAYGKPGASDEEIIAAAKRASIHDFIMELPQQYDTYVGERGTRLSGGQKQRISIARVFLKNPPILILDEATSALDNESERWIQRSLEELSQNRTTITIAHRLSTIRDADEIIVITEDGIAERGTHEELLDMNGVYAAYYNM; this comes from the coding sequence ATGAATACTATCAAAAAATTCATCCACTACTATGATCCGTATAAAACGGTCTTTTTTATTGATCTGATATGTGCTGCCGTGATCAGTCTGATAGATCTGGCATATCCTCAGATCCTGCGGACTATGACAAAAACACTGTTCACTCAGGATCAGTCAAGGATTCTTCATGCACTGCCTGTGATCGCAGGAGGACTCTTTCTTATGTATGTGATCCAATGTCTCTGCAAATATTATGTAACCTGCCAGGGACACATGATGGGAGCAAATATGGAACGGGATATGCGGCAGGAATTATTTGATCATTACCAGCAGCTTTCATTTTCCTATTACAGTCAGAATAATTCCGGTCAGATGATGAGCAAGCTGGTCAGTGATCTTTTTGATATTTCCGAGTTTGCACACCATGGTCCTGAAAACCTTTTTATCTCTCTGGTAAAGATCATCGGTGCTTTTGTCTTTCTTTTCTTTATCAATAAGAAACTGGCATTTCCACTGATCATCCTCGTTATTGTTATGTTTTGGTTTTCCTTTAAGCAGAATGCCCGAATGCAGGCAACTTTTATGGAAAACAGACGTAAGATCGGGGATGTCAATGCAAGTCTCCAGGACACACTTTCCGGTATCCGTGTGGTACAGTCCTTTGCAAATGAAGATATTGAACATAACAAATTCAAAAAAAGCAATGAAGCTTTTCTGCTTTCAAAGCGTGATAATTATCGCTGTATGGGAAGCTTTATGAGCTCTAATCTGTTCTTTCAGGGAATGATGTATCTGGTCACTCTGGTGTATGGCGGTTATCTTATTGCCAACGGAGAAATGCAGACTGCAGATCTTGCCATGTATGCACTTTATATCGGAATCTTTATCAGTCCGATCCAGATTCTGGTCGAGCTGGTAGAAATGATGCAAAAGGGTCTTTCAGGCTTCCGCCGTTTCCTTGATGTTATGGAAACAGAGTCAGAGATCACAGACGCTCCGGATGCCAGAGAACTTACTGATGTGAAGGGACATGTAAGCTATGAGCATGTATCTTTTCATTACAGTGACGATAATACCCCTGTTCTCAGTGATATCTCTATTGATATCCCTGCCGGAAAGTCTGTGGCACTTGTGGGTCCGTCAGGTGGCGGGAAAACTACTATCTGTTCTCTTCTGCCACGCTTTTATGATGTAACAGAGGGACGGATCACTATTGATGGAAAAGATATCCGCAGCCTGACTCTGAAGAGTCTCAGAAATAATATCGGAACTGTACAGCAGGATGTCTATCTGTTTGACGGTACGATCCGGGATAATATTGCATATGGAAAACCGGGAGCTTCTGATGAAGAGATTATTGCAGCTGCAAAGCGGGCAAGCATTCATGATTTTATTATGGAACTTCCACAGCAGTATGATACCTATGTCGGAGAACGCGGAACAAGACTTTCGGGCGGTCAGAAACAGAGGATTTCCATTGCACGTGTGTTCCTGAAGAATCCGCCGATCCTGATCCTTGATGAAGCTACGAGTGCTCTGGATAATGAGAGTGAACGATGGATCCAGAGAAGTCTTGAAGAGCTTTCACAGAACCGTACTACTATTACCATTGCGCACAGACTTTCTACGATCAGGGATGCGGATGAGATTATTGTGATCACTGAGGATGGGATTGCTGAGAGGGGGACACATGAAGAGCTGTTGGATATGAATGGAGTGTATGCGGCTTATTATAATATGTGA
- a CDS encoding VWA-like domain-containing protein, with product MDTKKKTFHCKTTTEQELTGKKILQNCRNQLYLDFPYLDGAFTSLEYKADSSIDTIGTDGELIYFNPVFLMKKYLEDPAAVRRGYLHMLLHCLYLHIFMEPDRDSGEWDRECDCFVEQLIDKAVGEGKISLKKRKSDDTQVNTNTFDDHIFWQRTAGQASGGRRTKEKWEHILAYTSQNKTGMQSRAGTQTNDQQEELDEIYRSKYDYRKFLKQFCRLREEVELDTESFDYIFYSFGMEHYGNIPLIEPLEYKEVNRLEELVIAIDTSGSCSGETVQRFLGETYGILSEKENFFSRMKVYIVQCDCFIQKVDVIHSEEEWKEYIRNVKIQGRGGTDFRPVFELIRQEKERKELKNLRALIYFTDGDGIYPGQKPDYETAFVFLKRTDKMKLVPPWAKCLITGMGQTAEQMSV from the coding sequence ATGGATACCAAAAAAAAGACTTTTCACTGTAAAACAACAACAGAGCAGGAACTTACCGGAAAAAAAATCCTGCAAAACTGCAGAAATCAATTATATCTGGACTTTCCTTATCTGGACGGGGCATTTACAAGTCTGGAATACAAAGCAGACAGCAGCATTGATACAATTGGGACAGACGGGGAGCTGATTTATTTTAATCCGGTATTTCTTATGAAAAAATATCTGGAAGATCCGGCAGCAGTAAGAAGAGGATATCTGCACATGCTGCTTCACTGTCTGTACCTTCATATTTTCATGGAACCTGACAGAGATTCCGGTGAATGGGACAGGGAATGCGACTGTTTTGTAGAGCAGCTGATCGACAAGGCTGTCGGAGAAGGCAAAATCAGCCTGAAGAAAAGAAAATCAGATGATACACAGGTGAACACAAATACTTTTGATGATCACATATTCTGGCAGAGAACTGCCGGACAGGCATCAGGAGGCAGGAGAACAAAGGAAAAATGGGAACATATCCTTGCTTATACCTCACAGAATAAGACCGGTATGCAAAGCAGGGCAGGGACTCAGACAAACGATCAGCAGGAAGAACTGGATGAGATCTACCGCAGTAAATATGATTACCGGAAATTTCTGAAGCAGTTCTGCAGACTGCGGGAGGAAGTGGAGCTGGATACGGAGAGCTTTGATTATATTTTTTACAGCTTTGGAATGGAACATTATGGAAATATTCCATTGATAGAACCGTTGGAGTATAAAGAAGTAAACCGTCTGGAGGAGCTGGTGATCGCCATTGACACATCCGGTTCATGTTCAGGAGAAACTGTACAGAGATTTCTGGGTGAAACCTATGGGATTTTAAGTGAAAAAGAGAATTTTTTCAGCAGGATGAAGGTATATATTGTCCAGTGCGACTGTTTTATCCAGAAAGTGGATGTGATCCATTCTGAGGAAGAGTGGAAGGAATACATCCGGAACGTTAAGATCCAGGGCAGGGGAGGTACAGATTTCCGCCCTGTATTTGAATTGATCCGTCAGGAAAAAGAGAGAAAAGAACTGAAGAATCTCAGAGCACTGATCTATTTTACAGATGGTGACGGGATTTATCCGGGACAAAAGCCGGATTATGAGACTGCATTTGTATTTCTGAAACGGACGGACAAGATGAAACTGGTGCCGCCATGGGCGAAATGTCTGATCACAGGAATGGGGCAAACTGCGGAGCAGATGTCAGTTTGA